In a genomic window of Lagopus muta isolate bLagMut1 chromosome 2, bLagMut1 primary, whole genome shotgun sequence:
- the ZC2HC1B gene encoding LOW QUALITY PROTEIN: zinc finger C2HC domain-containing protein 1B (The sequence of the model RefSeq protein was modified relative to this genomic sequence to represent the inferred CDS: substituted 1 base at 1 genomic stop codon) gives MSQIPAQELNETKVTKAVPHLLLLSNTKTPFVSAKAAARSQDLVPCRICGRQFAQDALMRHEPICKKVFNKKRKPFNSFKQRVKGTDIGTVKRQPLLKNXPVKKSNWRQHHADFINAIQSAKQVTKAMQEGRPLPPPPPPSINPDYIQCPFCLRRFNEAAAAKHIKFCEEQATRRAIAAKITKQPLGKQPVTQRKKPTVTPLLPHGKRIQKVDNAEKSTPETSQETLQKSRKPLGVSPVKKSAGQFGQQTQTRR, from the exons ATGAGCCAGATACCAGCACAGGAGCTAAATGAAACAA AGGTAACAAAAGCAGTTCCACATCTGCTCCTGCTCAGCAATACAAAGACTCCTTTTGTTTCAGCCAAAGCAG CTGCCAGGAGTCAAGATTTGGTTCCTTGTAGAATCTGTGGAAGACAGTTTGCACAAGATGCTCTG ATGAGGCATGAGCCCATTTGCAAGAAAGTCTTCAACAAGAAGCGCAAGCCCTTCAATTCTTTTAAGCAGAGGGTGAAGGGAACTGATATCGGAACTGTGAAGAGGCAGCCCCTGCTGAAG AATTAGCCGGTGAAGAAATCTAACTGGAGGCAGCACCATGCAGATTTTATTAATGCCATTCAATCAGCCAAACAAGTGACAAAAGCTATGCAAGAAGGTcgtcctcttcctcctcctcccccaccaAGCATCAATCCAG ACTATATTCAGTGTCCATTCTGCTTGAGAAGATTCAAcgaggctgcagcagcaaagcacatcAAATTTTGTGAAGAACAAGCTACTCGCCGCGCCATTGCCGCCAAGATCACCAAACAGCCTCTG GGCAAACAACCAGTGACTCagagaaaaaaaccaactgtCACACCTCTGTTACCGCATGGGAAGAGAATACAAAAGGTTGATAATGCAGAAAAATCTACTCCAG AGACTTCTCAGGAAACActgcaaaaaagcagaaaaccttTGGGTGTGTCTCCTGTAAAAAAATCTGCCGGACAATTTGG ACAGCAGACACAGACCAGAAGATAG